The stretch of DNA GGGTAGGAGTTCCTGTCTGCAAGAAGGTGTGTGGGTTTGTCTTGCTGGGTGGCAGTGCCTGCTTAGCGCAGGAGCTCCGGGTGCCTACCGCACGCCAGGGACACGGCTCAGCTCAGACGCCCGCCTCCCCTGTGGCCTCTTGCAGATCCACTCTGCCCCGCAGCGAGGCCAGCCTGAGGTGACAGGGCCTGTCCATGCCCATGTCCTCACACCCACCGGCCGTGAGGAGGTGACCCGGGCTGCCAGGCCCCACCAGCCGGTCGCCTCTTCTTCCTTTCACGCTGCAAGctcgctttttcttttttttaaattggaaagtcagatacacagagaggaggagagacagagaagttcttctgttgattcactccccaaacggctgcaacagccggagctgcaccaatctgaagccaggagcccggagcttcttccgggtctcccacacgcacgtgcagggtcccaaggctttaggccgtcctccactgctttcccaggccacaggcagggagctggatgggaagcggggctgccgggattagaaccggcgcccatatgggatcccggcttgtgcaaggggaggactctagccactagggtaccgtgCCAGGCTCGCAAGCCCACTTCTTTGCTTCTTCTTTCCCTCACTCGTGCCCCCCGCTGCATCTGCTTGTGCCTCCCTGATGCTGCCTGGGCCCCGAGGAACCCCGTCTGATGGAACCGGGCCGGACACCGGTGGGCTCTTATACCACCTGTGCCAGGGAGGACTCATGTCAGTATGAGCTGACGGCAGGAAGGGCCCATTCAGGCTTCCCAGGGCAGGAGCAAGGAGGCTTTCCCCGGGCTGGAGAATTTTCCATGTTCAATAAACGTTGAGAGGTTCCAGAAATGGCAACAGATGTTCAGGTTCCTAGGTCAGCTTAGTCATCATGGGCAGTGCACGTATTTCGTGTTCAGTTGCTGGACATTCAACAGGGTCTGACTTCCCCATCAGGAAGGAGAGGGTTGGGATCCAGCACCTGCTCAAGTTGGACCCCTCTGAGTCAGACTTGCCGGCAACCCGCTGAGGACAAGTGCGCCAGCAGCCAAGTTTGTCTGCGTCCAGCCAGCTGTCCCTGCCTGCGCTCTAGGGCACGGGTTCCTGGTTCTTGCCAGCACTGGGCTGCTgctccaggaagcaggaagggtCGGGCCCCCAGGGTCAGCACTTGGATGTTTGAAGGGTCCTATTGTCACACCCCGAATGCGTTCACTCACCTCAGGGGGACTGTGGGACCACGAACCCTTCTCATTTCTGCAAGGAGAAAGCCCATGTCCATGGTGAATGCTTGCTCGGGGCTGTCCTTGGAGAAGCAAAGCTTGGGGTGATGTGATTAAGCCACGCCTTCTTCACCTCCAGGAGATGTTTCAGTTTGACTTTTGCAAGACGTTATTAGTGACATTCACCTCCAAGCTCACGTTGATAGTGAAAACCCAACTCCCCAGCAGACAACAActcctgaatggattagaattcttccgcagggtggtccggtgtctatgcaaagggaggtggagctgccttcaggtggttatagagacatccgccgggccctgcatgcAGCAATAGCCTGCACACCTTCCtgtccccacatccactgcacggaccccagcacatcGCTTCTGGATAAGGCTTGAAGCATCTTCTACGATTTCGTGTAGTGTGGGGACACAGTGGGACACAGTGACCCCTGCACCctatcaccctaaccctaaccctatgatGTGAACGCACTGGAAGATGGGCCTGGtacagggccctgccacccagcgGGGAGACTTCATGAAACTTTGAGAcacttgcttcagcctggcccacttttGGCAGCTGAGGCCACGTGGGACCTCAACTGGCCGATAAGGGACCTCTCTGCTTCCCcatctctctggaactctttccattaaaaaacaaaaacaaaaaaacctataaaaataaacaagtacatTTTCCAGTCCCTGAACACGAGAGATCTTTTTTTGGCTTTCTATCCTTCTGAGTATGATGTAATTTTTATTGGCGAAATACATTTTGTATCCTTGGTTTAAATCATtccagtaagattttttttttttgccatagccaATGAGATTGCTCTTGTAACTTCCTTCCTGGGGGGCTCACGGAGTTTGGCTTTGAACTCAACGTCTGATGTTTCCAGATTTCCCCAAAGCTGAACCAGGAATCTGCCGTCAGGGAGGCCTGGACTTGAGCCTTTCCCAGCAGGAAGCCCTTGGTTTGTTTCTCTCGCCTAACTGCGTTAGTGAGGACGGGTGGATTTACATGGAAAAGAGTAGTGAGGCTTCCAGAATCTTCTGCAGTCCGTGTGACGCTGGCTGTGGGTTCGTCCAGCACAGCCGTTAGGAGGTCGAGATTTGAGACATTCTTTCGTGGACTGATTTTGCTCCCAGTTTTTGGATCGCGAGGGACTGGTCTGTCTGTCACGGTGACGCTCTGTCCTGTTGGTGTGACCCGTGCGTGCTGTGTTCCTTGGCACTCGGGTGGCTGCAGTCAGTTCGCGTAGCAGCCCCGTTTGCGTGAGGGCATTCATTTAGAGCCCATTTTTGGTCCGGAGGGAAGGTCACACTGGGCTCAGAGGACCAGCTTGCAGTTGTTTCCTGTGTTTAAAACTTTGGAGAGTTCTTGGAGCTTGAGCTGCGGCTCAGCAGGGAGGTCACCTGGTCCCGGCGTTCTCTTTGTTGGGGTGTTTAATGACCTCTTCCGACTCTCTCTGTAGCCTTTTTGTGCCACATTGTGTCCATTGGggtacagagtttttttttttaaagatttattttatttttattacaaagtcagatatactgagaggaggagagagagggaggaagtggagccgccaggattagaaccagcggccatatgggatcaaggcgaggaccttagccactaggccacgctgctgagcccgggTACAGAGTTTTATCTCTCCTCATCTTATCTCACCAATCTTTtgaaatcattcattcattcattcattcattcattggagtcagatacacagagaggaggagagacagagaagttcttctgtctgttgattcactccccaagcagttgcaacagccggaactgcaccagtctgaaaccaggagccaggagcctcctccaggtcttccacacgcaggtgcagggtcacaaggctttgggccgtcctcgactgctttgctttcccaggccacaagcagggagctggatgggaagcggggctgccgggattagaaccggtgtccatatgggatcccgggcgtgttcaaggcgaggactttagcagctaggccaccgcgctgagCCCATTTTTTCCGATACTTTGGTTATTAATACTAGtgagagggcctggtgcagtagcctagtcgcCGAAGCCCTCACCTTGGATGTGCTGggaccccacatgggtgccagttcgtatcctgcctgtggcctgggaaagcagtggaggacggcccaaagccttgggaccctgcacttgtgtgggagacccggaagaagctcctggctcctggcttgggatcagcattgtggccgcttggggaggcGAGCCAGAAGGTGAGGAGGGAGGTGAGCAGCGCCCTGCACCGAGCGCTGgcggccacgagagggcgcgcgaAGCCGCCTCGTCCGCCCCTCTGGGACTGGAAATGGCGGGGACCGTTCACTAGCAAGGCACTCTGGGAGGTGGAGTCCAACGTTCGGTCGCCCAAAGCACTCTGGGACATGAAGTCCCACGTCCGGTCTCCCAAAGCACTCTGGGACATAGAGTCCCACGTCTGGTCGCCCAAAGCCCTCTGGGAAATGAAGTCCCACGTCTGGTCGCCCAAGGCACTCTGGGAGCCGTAGTCCCGTCGTGCTCGGACCAGGGGCCGAGGAGGCGGCGtggcgcgccctctcgtggccagcaGCGCTCGGTGCAGGGCGCTCCTCCAGGCCTTCCCTGTCAGGGACACtcatgacggaagccctacgcacgccctcaattgtttccacaaacttttaaaaaatatttagaaacgtttttataaaatagaaaaatatatcttatgaatagtaaaatgcatttttataatatttatttttctgtttatttacagAACTGTGTGAATGAAGAGAGGTGGGGGGTCTGGAGCAGCTGGAGTCTTTTGCGTGTTCCCTTTATTTTACGTTTTGCAAGgattacatattacatatacatatgttaGTATGTAATATTATTCTAAGCTAGTAGGGGGAGTCTGGGACTCAGCGGGGCTAGGGCCGGACCCCAGCGGCGACTGAGAggtcaggcagggagctgagcaaGAGGCCGGCTGGTTGAGGGGTTCGAGACTGTGCAGGGCCTGCCTTGGGTGCCTGGTTGGTCATGAGGTTATAGAAACTCCGGGCTTTGTGTgggaaaactgcaaaaaaaaaaaaaaaaaaagttgggcttCCTGGGGCGGTTGGGGGTGTGTGGTCCGATTGGCCGGTTGCAGACACTGTGTGGTTCCTTTGCCGGGGTAAGATGCGTGAAGATGTTGGCCCAATTGGCGGCTTGGTAACCATGATGCTAAATGCCTGTTGTTGAAATCAACATTCTGAAAGCACTTATACACAGGCtactcatttttaatgtttttgtactTATGTGAAAGTCAAaatgaagttacagagagagaggtgcgTGTGTGGGGGTAGCACACGAAAGAGACGGAGAAATCTTACATCCGCTGTTcgctccccgaatggctgcaccaggcaggagctttttctgaatctTCCACGTGGATCAAGGAGCAAAAAAACTTGGAACTCAAAGCTGTGACATAAAGGTTGCCAGAGCCACAGGTGGTGGATTTACCCACAACGCCACCGAGCACCAGCCTGCGTAGGATGATCCTGACTCATGTGTACTGTTTTTCGTCTTTTCTACTTGttattgctttaattatttattattattttgggatacagttccacaggctctggaacTTACCTTCCACTTCCCCCAAATCCCTTCCCCTTGTGAATTCCCCCCAAATTGTCACAGCGGTATATACTGTAGTCATTTTGTGTTGCCTCCCGGGCAGTCCATGAGCAGAACAGggagattagaagcagagctggaaagcCAACCCAGACATCTCCACATCTGAATCATGACGTTAAATGTCTACCCTTGAGAGACGCATTCTGAAAATCAAGATGCACaaggcaccggtttgtgttctggcttccCTTCGGATCCATttccttgctaacgtgcctggggaggcagcaggaagtggcccaagtattgggcccttgcacgcacatgggagacctggaggaatctcctccCAGCATCATCCATTGTTTCACATAAGAGCGCTCCAAAGCTAAGgtgccaggagattcctccaggtctcccgtgtgtgcaCAGCCCAAAGGAGCAGCATTCAGAGGCAACATGGGACAAGACAGAGATGCCAATGTCCTGTAATGAGGAGGTGAGGCTGAGAGGTCTACAGGTTTACTTGGCTGCTTTCCCCCCACGTGAGGTGAAAAAGCGGAGGTGAAGTTGCTTTGCTCAGGAGGCCCCTCATGGCTCTCTTGATGTCcctgttcctcaggctgtagataaAGGGGTTCAACGTGGGGGTGACCACGGTGTACACCACGGAGGCCACAGCACAGCTCTGGGAAGCAAGTGAAAAAGTTGAACTGAGATAAACTCCAAAGGCTGTTCCGTAAAATAAGCAAACCACAGTCAGGTGAGAGCCACAGGTGGGGAAGGCTTTGTACCTGCCCCCGGAGGATGGGACCCTCAAAGTGGTGGAGACGATTTTAGAGTAAGAGAAGACAATCCCTGACATAggaaagacacacaaaatgatgcccaaaatgactgtttgtgaaggaccATACCGTTGCAATGAAATAGGGGGAAGTCAGCTGGAGGGCAGTGATTtgaagaggggagagggaaaaTTCAGAACAACAGACGTCCTTGTTAATCGGAACACATCGAACACAACTTACTCTGTGCTCATTTCCAAAAGCAGTGTGATTGTTCTTGTTTCAGggtaacaataattttttttccaatccaCCCCCCCGCCCCCAACTAGGGTTATAAATTCTAACAGTAGAATCTGGTCATTCAATTTGGTTTTTCCAAGCAATTTGCCCCAGATCATCCACTGTTTTCTGGGTAGAGTTTGCTGAAGAATGTCTTTTTCATGGCGTTTTTCAGCTCTCTGTTCCTCAGACTGAAGATGATGGGGCTGAGGAAGGGAGTGAGGACCGTGTAGGTGATGCCCATCAAGGTGTCTCCTTCCAGAGACTGAGGGCCCCTGGGCTTGAGGTAGATGACAGAGGCGAAGCCATAGTGGACCACGACCACGGTCAGGTGCGACGCGCAGGTGGAGAAGGCTTTGTGTCGACTCTCAACCGAAGGGATCTTCAAGATTGTGGCTACGATGAAGACGTAGGAGAGCAGGATGAGGAGGAGGCAGCCAAGCAGGGTCATGATGCACACTAAACCCACGCTCTTGGCCACCACTGGGACGCTGCTGCCACAGGCCAACTTCAAGAGGGGTGGCATGTGGCAAGCAAAATGGTGGATCTTGTTAGGTCCACAGAAGGTGAGGTGGAAAACAGCTGTGGTCACCACTGTCCCCATGACTGAACCACCAGCCCAGGACCAGGCCACCAGGCAGGCACAGCCACGGGGACTCATGAGCACGCTGTAGCGCAAGGGGTGGCAGATGGCCACGTAGCGGTCATAGCCCATGACGGTGAGCAGAAAGGAGTGGGTGAAACCAAAGGTAAAGGAGAAGAACATCTGGTTTGCACAGGCCAGGAAGGTGATGGAGTGGTGGGTGGACAGCAGGTCGGCCAGCATGCGCGGGATGATGGCCAGCGTGTAGAGGACCTCCGAGATGGAGAGAGCACACAGGAAGAGGTACATGGGCGTGTGCAGGCTGTGCTCGCTCCAGACGGTGGCCATGATGAGCAGGTTCCCCAGCAGCGTGaacaggtacatcagcaggaagagcaggaagAACATGAGCTGTAGGTGGGGGAAGGTGGAGAAGCCAATCAGGATGAATTCAGTAACGTCCGAGCGGTTGGCTCCCTGCATGGAGGCTGTTCCTGGGGTGAGGAAGTGGACAGGTCAGCTACTCTGGGCAGAAAGGTGACCAGTTGCTGTCATACTTACTCAAGAACGTGCCCAAAGGGCTTCTCCTGGTTTGTGGCGACATCTGGCATGGATTCAGTTGCCACGTCTGTCTAGTTTGATACTAACGTCAATCTGGTAAGCAAGATAGGAACTTTCGAGTTTGAGTTTCCGAAAAAACTTCGCCGAGAGGCTGTTGCATGCTCCCTTTCTGTCACGACCACCTTTGTTCTGCAACCCCCCTCACAACATGTTGCGTGGAGCCATGGAAGTGGTCCCTCCCTGCTGAGCAGTAGTTGCCACAGCCCAAGCTGAGACAGGTCTTGGACAGAATCGGGCAGCGATGAGACCGTGTCAGAGTTTGGGGAACAGGGTCCACACAAACAACAGGTCCTGCTGGCCGCACCAGCTGTAACCCAATGAAGAACCAGAGAATTTGAGGAGAAAGCACGGAAGGCTGTGTCCAAGCTGGGTCTTCAGCAGGTTACAGGGGTCACTAGTCCCTTTCTGGAAGTCTAAGACGATCCCCTTTGTCATGACAAAACGAAACGCCTACAAGAGCCCAGCCCCAGACTCCGACATCATTTTGGGGGAAGCCAAGATTGAGGATTTGTCTCAGCAAGCACAGTTGAGCAGCAGCTGAGCAATTCAAAGTTCAAGGTGAAGCTGTCTCCAACATTCAGGAGAACACACACAGACTCCAACTGTGCCGGAGCAGAGTGGAGAGGAAGTGGGTGCCGAAACCGGTGTGGAAGTTAAGGATATAGAGTTGGTCATGTCACAAGCAAATGTGCCCAGAGCAAAGGCATGACCAACTCCTGAAGAGCCACACCAATGACATTGCAAATACTGAAGTGGTATGAACAATGCAGCCATCTGAAAACCAAGGACCTGTTCAGGTGTTTCAAAGAGTAACTGCAGTGTGGTTTGAAATTTGTTCTGTTTCTATCATTAAGAAACTCATGGCTTCTCAGTGGGGGAAAAAGAGAAGCCAAACTCACTGAGCATTTAGAGGTGCCGAGGGTCTGAGCGTTTTGCACAAACGAGCCAGTTGAGATACTGCAAATTTGATTTGAATCTCTGACTGTTTAACATGCAAAGGCTATGTTTTTCATTATCTTAGTATGTTGACCACCCCAGAAGGGATCTATCCGTTGCAACCATTGTTAGAGCTCGCAATCCGTGCTGATGTCCCTTGCTATTCCCTATTCCTGtattcaccttttttttaaaaaatttatttatttttattacaaagtcagatatacagagaggaggagagacagagaggaagatcttccgtccgatgattcactccccaagtgagccgcaacgggccaatacgcgccaatccgaagccagcaacctggaacctcttccgggtctcccacgcgggtgcagggtcccaaggctttgggccatcctccactgctttcccaggccacaagcagggagctggatgggaagtggagccgccgggattagaaccgacgcccatatgggatcctgggcgtgttcaaggtgaggactttagccactaggccacgctgccaggcccgaggCCAGTAGCTTGTTATCAGTCCTGACAATCTAAAACCGTCCCAGGGCTTCATTTATTGTGGTGTACAAGGGAAGTGTTTCCAACCCTGATATCCTATAGCAGAGTGGCAGCATcctagctgctaggcttctgAGACGGACTCTCCAGCGCACCCGGAGAGGCAGCCCAACGTGGGTACCATGGATAGAAGACGCAGATGGACTCCTGCCACTGGGTTGGTGTGGCACAACCCTGGCTCTTGTAACCACTCATAGAgtgaatagcagatggaagagctctctctctctctctctctctctctctctaactctctggTTTCTCTCTCCTCATTCTTTGTCTgcattcacagacacacacagacacacacacacagacacagagacacacacacagacacacacacacagacacacacaagacacacagacacacacaagacacacacacacacacagagacacacacacagacacacacagacacagagacacacacagacacacacacacagacacacacaagacacacagacacacacaagacacacacacacacacacagacacacacacagacacagagacacacacagacacacacacagacacacacaagacacagacacacacaagacacacacacacacagagacacacacacagacacacacacagagacacacacagacacacacacacagacacacacacacagacacacacacacacagacacacacagacacacacacacagagacacacacacacagacacacacacagacacacacaagacacacagacacacatagacacacacacacacatagacacacacagacacacacagacacacacacacacagagacacacacagacacacacacacacagagacacacacagacacacagagacacacacagacacacacagacacacacacacagagacacacacacagacacacacacacacacagagacacacacagacacacacacacagacacacacacagacacacagacacacatagacacacacacatagacacacacacacacacacacacacacacagacacacacacacactattgttAATacgaaaatcttttaaaaacatctgcAAAAATTACTTCATGGACCCCATACTGGGAATACACATAACTAGTTGAGCATTACTAATCCAGAAAATGAAGTTCAAATTACTTAACTGCTTTTGTCCAGACAACTTTTCTCACTTCTTCATTTTAGAAACCCATGTTTACTCCCCCACCCttttttaagaatcttttttgtttttcaaagatcgAGAGATtttcagggagaaggagagactagagaaagaacttccatccactggtcgtCTACTCAAGGGGCCACAGCAACCGGaacggagccaatctgaagccaggagtgccaagctcttccgggtctcctgcacatgggtgcagggtcccaaggctgtgggccgtcctcgactgctctcccaggccacaagcagggagctggatgggaagtggagcagccgggatacgaactctTACCCATATGCCATGCCAGCCCCATTTCCAAAACAGACTTTCCCCCTTCTTGCCTGAGCACCCTAAAAAGTCATTATGGAGTCAGACGTTTTTTGTTCATGActgtcaaatttttttttttttcaaaatggacCATCTTGGAACTATGATGTGCCTTTCCCAGAACTGTGAATTAACTATTCACACGCAGAGACTGCTGTTTTATAGCACAGATGAAGCTAATGAGAACAGCTGCCCTTTATATATTCTACAGACTAGCTCTTGGGCTCAGGAACTCTCATACACTcttactgagttctcacgctgcgTTAGGAAGCACCTGTTCTGGGGTGCATTTTTACACATGGGGAAGCTGTTCCTCAAAGGGCACACGCCCCTTGTCCAAGGGCTCCCAAGTCTGAAATAGGAAAGCCAATATCAGAACTCAGGTCAGGGTGATCACATTTGTCTTTCTTTTAGTCATAGGCAGCGCTTGTGGTGGCTGTCATGGCTGTTAATACAAAGGAGAGGCCACTTTCAGGTCAAGGAGGTCCTCTTCCTCCATGGCTGACTGCACAGAGACACTCGCCCCTTCATCATCTCCCAAgttcaaaggaaagaaagaaatctgtattAACCAAGACCTGACAACATCTGGGCAGAATGGCACTATGCGGATAGCACACTATGAAATCATGGTTGTGGGGGGTTTCATgtgtaacaaatattttttattcagaaAGGGTTCAACtatggaaaacaggaaaaaaaaaatctttgctcccACAGCGTGGCAGTTAAACAACGGACAAATAAACACAGCACAGATTCCTCAAGTGGTCAAATTATGCTAGAAAACGTGTTAGAGGACATGTCACATCATGAGTTTGTTACAACCCAGAGAATGATGTATTCTTGTGAATCATAACATAAATTGTGGATTTCATTTAGTGGCAGGGTCAACATGTCTTCATTGATGTAATATAAATATGTGTGAGCATATAtgcatatctatatatgtattcatatctGTATGTAGATATATTTTGACGACAGGGTTACCCAACTTTAACATTAGGAGCCCTTGATACATACAGATCAATTGTCTGTAAATTCTTATTAACACTTTTGCCTGACCAATGAGAATTGTACACATGAGGGTGCTGTGTTAATACGTCTCCAACGATAGCATGATGAAATAGAAATGGATGTACCCATCATCTCCGTTACTTCTCTTTGTAACGTGAGAcatttgaaatacacattttagTTACGTTGATGGGTACAATGTCTTATTGACTGTAATCGAACCGCAGAGTGTCTCCACACTTCTTGGTCCTCCTGAACACTTTGTATCCATCCGCTGATCAAAAGCCCATCGCTCTAACTCTCTTCAGCCTCTGATGAGACAAGCCTAGCCAACACTTACAGAAGCAGGTGCTGCGTGACCTCATTTTACCTGTCCCCTGAGAACTAGAGAGAAGGAATGGGGCTGATCACTCTTCGGGGGGCTGGTATCGTTGTAGGTTGTGGTTGGGCAGGATGCCTGGCTGCACACACTACATGTCAGCGGTAGAATC from Ochotona princeps isolate mOchPri1 chromosome 33, mOchPri1.hap1, whole genome shotgun sequence encodes:
- the LOC101529401 gene encoding olfactory receptor 10H1; its protein translation is MQGANRSDVTEFILIGFSTFPHLQLMFFLLFLLMYLFTLLGNLLIMATVWSEHSLHTPMYLFLCALSISEVLYTLAIIPRMLADLLSTHHSITFLACANQMFFSFTFGFTHSFLLTVMGYDRYVAICHPLRYSVLMSPRGCACLVAWSWAGGSVMGTVVTTAVFHLTFCGPNKIHHFACHMPPLLKLACGSSVPVVAKSVGLVCIMTLLGCLLLILLSYVFIVATILKIPSVESRHKAFSTCASHLTVVVVHYGFASVIYLKPRGPQSLEGDTLMGITYTVLTPFLSPIIFSLRNRELKNAMKKTFFSKLYPENSG